TTCATCATCTAGTAGTCTTTTCTACTCATCTCACTCATGTGTTCATCATCTAGTACTCTCTTCTACTCATCTCACTCATGTGTTCATCATCTAGTAGTCTCTTCTACTCATCTCACTCATGTGTTCATTGACTAGTAGTCTCTTCTACTCATCTCACTCATGTGTTCATCGACTAGTAGTATCTTCTACTCATCTCACTCATGTGTTCATTGACTAGTAGTCTCTTCTACTCATCTCACTCATGTGTTCATCATCTAGTAGTCTCTTCTACTCATCTCACTCAAGGGTTCATCAACTAGTAGTTTCTTCTACTAACCTCACTTATGCATTCATATTACTTACTTGACAGAGTTGGACCTGCTCATTGATGACAAATACACCACAATTCTTCATCGCGCAAAAACCGAGATTTCTGCGAGCATGACAGCCAGCAGAGCTCAGGctaatttttacagttttatgaaaaacatatttttaagtGATGACAAAGAAGATATTAAGATAAACATTGGACGAGTTGTGCTGGTAAGTACTTGTTGATTTTTAAAAGGTAATGAATGATTGGAAATAATTCCTATTTGTTTTTAGTCTATCGGTTTATTTTAAAATCCCCATCTGATTTATAAGTTAGTCTTTCTATTTTATGTTTTCACAAACATCAGACATTCAGACTATCTTTTGAAGAATGTTTTCTAGCTATAGAAAGTTCAAGTTTTGATTAGTCATAGAATTTTGCcaaataaattgaaattaattaaaagaTTAATTAAACTTTTAATTAAGATTAGGTTAAACTACATTCATATTTGCACTAAAAACAAATTTAGTAGTAGCTCTTTGCAGATAACGGATCACTCTGGTTTAAATATCCTTTCTTATAAATTGCAAGCCAAAGTAACAGTTATTATTTCCTTACTGATTGAAATCATTTTCCAATACAGTGGCAATGTCAAATAATGTCAATGACTCTTTTTTAAATAGAACCTACCCTGTATTTTAGGGGCTTATTGTGTTTATGGACTTGCAAAGGCTGGCCAACAAAAACTACGACAGAGTGAGGATCATCGATCTTATTCGGTGGTTTATAACTTTCTATCAGGGTTACGGGATTGATCAGGGTCTTCAAAGCATCGGCGGTTGGGTGAGCCaatttttctaccttttttcACGAGTCATATTGTATACTTTTGCACAGAGTGAGAGATGAGTAAGATGTACCAACATATGATGGGGTGTTTTAGGAGAATCTTTTGAATTATGAAGAGATACCAATAGATATACCACTGATACTACGAGAGGAACCTGACTATTCCTATCATCAAGAAACATTGGAAGACCTTAGCAGTATTGAACCCACGTCCATTACTGGACCTAAAGACCTTGAGCAGGCAACTTGCAGGTCAAGCTATAAAAATGCAGGGACATCATCTTTAGGGCCATGCAATACTTCTATTACTTTTGATGACTCACCGCACCACATTAAATATGGGCAAGAACCTGTTGATAGAAAAAATGATAAGTTTGTTTGACAGTAAGACTGAAACTGGCAATGGTGGCTGGTGCTTTTGTTTAATACCCTGCCATTGGTTATATTTCTGCGGTGAAAACCAATAAGAGCAACTGTTACTTGTAGTGAGTTAGTTGCGCAAGAGTTCATAACACAAACCGCAGGCTGAGTTGCAAAtggaataaataaaatgctaaaacacCCAAAAACTTCAAAGATATTGTAGCTGCTTGTGAAATAGAAGCTCGCATTCTGGTTATGTTGTgaaattttattgttctttgctaAAATAACTAATAGAACAATGCTAGACAATAATTCCTGCCCTATTTTCACTAGTTGGACTATGTGCTACactctataaaaatatctacGTGTATTCATATGTTTGGCAAGACAGACCTGGAATATGAACAGCAGGTAAACTCAACATAAAGGCAATAATAATATAAGACTGTAACGTTAGGTCATATGCTAATCCATATAAACATTAGTAAAACACACAACAGCTGCAGTTGAACTGCTTCAATATGATTGTTTACATATCAAAGCAAAGAATTGgagaaaataatatattttcctGTTGCGGAACTGTACTAAAGTTGAGCTTGCCCGCTATTATCAGCTGATTGCTCCACAAAGCTTTGAAGACTGCTGTACTGATGGGAGGCTAAAATTCCTGCTACCTATTTACCGTACGCAGTATACCAATAACTAGTTTATTGAACTTGAGATCTCATTGGATGGAATTCTACAGCTATCAAGTTGCGCTCGGCTAGCTAGTTAAGTCCGTGAGTCCGTTGACTTTTTGCCTACACTCCTCAGCTGGTGCCACCATTCTAGGCTCGTTGTTAAAGCCGGGCTTTCCTGTACCTCTTTCCAATGTTCGACCTCTTTTTGTTCTCCATTGGGACTTATAATAACCCTACCAATAACCTCTGTAGAACTGAGCCTAACTTTGCAGACATCAAGTATAAAATTGATGTCTTCGAGTTTGTGTGCAGGACCGAGTTGTACCGTCAGAGCTTGGTTGAAAGAAGGATTAATTGAAAGCTTCACGTGGTCAgtctttttctttttcattcgCTGTCCAAGGTGAGTTATGGTCGCTTTTACCATCAGACCTATCAAAGTACAATCTCTCAATTAGTTCCTGGAAGtcagaaataaaaagatttgtcTCAGAAAAACACAATTTCGTTTCAATTATTCAGTGATGAGATGCTGTCTGACTAAACTCTCGGAACCGACTTAGGTGTCTATGGTACTCACTCAACAGAAAACATCACTTTCTGTTTCTCCCGACAAATTAGAGTTGCATCTTCATGATACAATCAAAACCTCAACTTATGATCGTCTCAACAATTACACTTTCAAGCAAACGGTATAAAACTTGAGCTCAGACTTGGCTCTACGCCTGAGGTAACTTCTAACATGAGGTTTAGAAGTTTTTAACAGTTTCATAAATGATAGTAAAGAGGCATTTGAAATCCAAAAATAAATGACCGAAGGTGGccaaataaaataaagtatataaGTGAAATTATTTTAAATCACGCTTAGTTTGAGTTAATGTAAGTCATTGTTAATTAATGTCTCTCTGCGGCGACACctactacatgtagttgttagcCTTCTTTCTGTCTTCACGGTAAAgtaacaatagaaaaatatttttactgattATTGTTGGTTTCTCTATTgatttagtttttaatatttatttcctCCCAGAGTTTTACGATATacctttaattttatttgatgtATCGTGACTTGCGCACTTACCATAAGGatacatttaaatatacattTGCTTCAAAAGCAGATTGTGGAATCAACTAACTTTGTGTGTGGAAGTTTAATTGTACTTACCGAGCACAGAAATCTCATCTTCTATGTGTAAGTCTTTAGCCTTAGCTACTACGATGGTCACGCAATCTCTGGTTTTGTTGCTGTTTATAGAGAAGAGCAGTTCTCCCACATAGTCCTGCAACAGTTTGACCACAGTCACAAAATGAATCACGATCGACTATGGTTTTATCTCAACTAGTTGATGacaaaatttcacaaaaattaagtaaaatttattataaagtgtCGGTATGTTTCCattatttgagattgtttttgacgCTTGAAGTGATCAAATTGCCAGGACATTACAAGtttaaaatcattaaaacttGATCAAGACTGAAACTGTaggatcaagcaaaagtgcttTTTTATAATGTCTGAAGTTGCAGAGGCTGGCAGCATTAAGACGCATAATGTTACAGCTTCAACACAATAGCCAACATCGCCTATCACAGCGATAAcagctagtgatgtcattttgcacatatttttattctggacattttaatagtgatgaAATTTTGTCAACTTTAATTTTGAAGTATCTTGGTAGTCAGTTTTCTTCAAGAATCTAAAccgattttaaaagaaaaaaaaaattgactttaTGTGTGATTATTTTggtaaaatctattaaaattttgtgtaagtccaGTCTTTAATGCTAGAACAATGTTTTTCATTCAGGAGAAGCCCTAATCCAATGGTTTACTAGTTTACAGGATGCATGAGATTGTTGAATCAGAGTAAAGAATAGTGAAAGGTGACAGTATCGCTCATCACTATACACCTTTATActatttattataaacatgAGCTGTTGAAATGGCTTTAGCAGTAAATGAGTAAGCAACTATCAGATATAAATGGGAGCCCCTTGAAAAGAATTTTGCTAAAACATTCGCAAAATTACTGAGTTGCTAAAACAAAGCGGAgtagtttttacttttttatttttgatgacttagtttttttgttcaaagttagtttatataattatttataaactgtacattataatctatttatatatctacgTTTATATAACACAGGTATGATGTGTGAACAGACAAATTCAAAAGTGAAAGTGTTCACTGTCACAAGAagagatatatttttaaatagatttcaAAGAATATCTTTAAACTGTTTGTGCTATCTAGTAATTCTAACAAGAATTTCCTCGAGTATCAGTAATTAACTCCTCTTACCAAAAGCCTCGTAGCGCAGCTTGGCAAAGCATTAAATGCTTTGCCAAGCTGCGCTACGAGGCTTTTGGTATAAACTTTATATATGGCCAAGAGTGGCTTGGCGTGGCTTCAGTAGGCTTTATACGAAGCATTTCTATTTGGTGAGCAGTTAATTAATTACCCTATTGTATGCATGCATCAACAAAAAAACAGCTATATGCAGGCATTTATATTTAGtcaatataatgttatatttttagccAATAGAATACAGTATacactcctataacatatacctcctatagcataaatttCAGATAATGAAAAAATTTAATGAGAAGTTTTTATTTCCTACTGCATAAAagatttcatataatgtaaagtgccAAGTCGGGCGTGTTTTCAAATTCGattttaatgttagtttatctTGCCGCACTTGCGGCAAAAGAAACTGCAGTGTTTTGCAGTGTTTTATATAACTTTCGCAATATTCTAGTATGTGGTAATATATCGTTAAATGTGTCAACAGAAAGGAAAATAGGGTAGCTGctcaattgttcataaatacaaaggcgatcgattggtgcatgTGTCACAGCGTcgggtctaccaatctgaatgtgacGACTTGAAGTATTGTCAAAAGTTATCTTATATCCTAAACTTGACCTGGATACAGATAAATCATGGCTAGGTAAAAcagctttttataataaaaatattttgttgttttactttattgtacACAAAcacaatatttgttattagtctTTGCAGAATATACTTTGTcgtttagaaaaaaacaagaacattgttgtaaatgaatgtcgaaAATGTGTAGTCCTCCATCaaacttattgtgaaattaccACAATAAtcgtctataaaaccagtgatattgatcataaaaaggataaaagttgttgatgcaaaccaatagtGCTACAGTTACGGTAAAGcacacaaattaaaagagttacgtcaagtttttccttttgcaTAGACAAAAGTGTGAGTCtaaaaagatcttggaacaaattaggcaatttacatgtattttactgtccTTATAACATAAGTGCTCTATAGCGTAAACGTTCCTTGAAccgattatttacgttgtaggagcgcctactgtatatgTTTAACAATTATCTTGAGcctagttttactttgcaaaaactttattttcatTGAAAGTTTTTCATAGCAATGACTAATCATGTCAGGTACAAAGGTTTTACTAAGTTTAGATTTATGGAGTATTAGCGATTTTTATTAAAGAATAGTTCTACTGAAGGTGATTCATTTACTTTAGCAGTGATAAAATGATATTGATAAATTGCATGATTTAGACATGCGATTTATAACTCAGAAATTCAGACTTTATCACTTTTATAACGTTCAAAAGTTATGTCAATATATATGCAcccttgtcaaatattaggttttacctaTGTAATTGTGTGCTGGTAAAGAAAGTAAATTGGTAGCCAAAAGTTAAATTTTGAACCTCGTAAGGTTTTTGAACTAGTTTTTAAAAGCTGAAAGActtttagagttatcttcttaTGTACACAAATTCCTATACATTACATGATATTAACACTTTTTAGAgtacattcctcaatgttttCTGCTGTATTAATATTGTGTCTGCTGTTTGAGCCGTAATTGTAACACACCGTACTCtctgtatattgtattatatatgtacGTAATGTACATGGCCATAAATTAATTTCAGGTGTAGTTAGCCTCGCATGACTGCCTATATTTTTGATTGAGATAATTAAAACAAGGAATATGACAGACAGAGCTGTTTGTTGAGATGATCAACAAGTCACTAAGGTTTTTCTGGAGAGCTAATAGAGCCAAGGACGGATGGTAAAATTTATTAACAGATGCTTGCAAAACTTGGAACAGGTTTCCATAAAAGATGGAAACATAAATACCGTCATATAAAAATACAGTGAATGATACATCGTAAACTCTCAGCTATCAACTAAAATTTCTGTGGTGTTGTATGTTAGTTAGAAGTTACTAGTACGCTTGATAGTCCAGGGCATCATGAGAGATTGTAATGAGTAGTTAGTAAATGAATAATAACAAAGTGGCAAGTGGCAGTGATTAGAGAGCTGGATGATAATGTAAGTCGGAGCACTTGGGTTTGATTCCAGTGCAGGGTAATTTTTATCATAGGACTTTCAGCATGGCTTCAAACAGAGAGACGAACGGGcactactattattatagtaaaaactaggtGAACGCCCGGCTTTACACGgttattaaaaacagcttataatcAGTGGCAGGTAAAGTAGTAGcaattggctaatttgagtaagctagtatttgTATTGCTAATCTGATTCATGAAAACCAATAGatcaagctttagtgacgttacGGATAGcgcagagtgctatgcgtaCTTTAACCCAAATAGTGTCTCATATTGTTCAATGAATCTATTGCATCTCACGAGGTCTAATGGGTTGGCTTCTCGCTTTGGGAAcaggaggttccaagatcaaatcttgtataatgagaaTTTGCATTGCTGGATTTTACCCAGCTATAGCCGGACAGACGAATGATAAACAAATAGATTATCAGTTAGGCAACATACAGTACCAACTGTTGACTAACTGACTGACTAATTGAACAACTAACTGTTGACTCAACCCACCTTATCATGTACATGTCTTTCTGAACAGCACATTTCTATAGGTTTTTGTAAAGAGAACATTTCATCTTCTGGAATGGTATTTAAGCGCACATGAACAACTCCCACTTGTTCTGTCTTGACAAATGGATCAAAGTCATGGAGTTCACAGACAAGTTTCTTTTCCAGAAGCTTCTCTACAAAAAGTAAATGCCTGAGTTACTTTCTATGTCTGTTTTATATATTCTACCAATGTTCTAGATTTGTCTCACTCTGATATTTTGTCTCTATACCTCTATGGCTTCTAGCATATCCCTACAGTCTTAGCTTCATCAGCTCACAAAATGattctaaagcctggtttccatatacgCTACAAACAACAGCGACAGCGCTGCTAGGTATCAGCAATGAAATGTAAACCTACACACTGAGTACCTTCGGTAATTGCCGACGGTTAGCGTGAAAATTTAACACTGTTCACACTTTGCGAAGAGCTGCAGGCAAAAcctcccaaaatgcactgtacaagtGAATGTTagcattatcgaaacggcaTGGCCAGCAAAAATTTCTATGGGATTATTAGGGATGCAGCtttatgtaaacagaagccaccaaacctagcgtcgcaagtgttttgctgcgcaagattacTGCCGGTGTCTTGCAATagatatgaaaaccaggcttaaaaTGGTTTTTTTAAAACTAGAGGTGCCAGCAATAGGTTTTTTAAAACATACCTTTTGCTGTTTTCCTATTTTGTTCTTGGGTGGTTTAACAAtctatttacatttttttttgtcaatttcctttttaaaacttaaGGTTCTTACAAAATGTTCGTATTTTATCTAATAGACGGACCATACATTGGTAACCGAAAGTGCAATATGACCGTCTGTCTCACATTCAAAGCAACATTTCTTCAGATTTTAGTCTGATCCTTGTTCTTAAGTAAGCAACTGGGTGCAAATTCTTAAGCATTTATTTACATCCTATCAAAGGGCATGTCTAATCATACTGCAAGATGAAATATTTCTTGCAACaaaagctggaaaaaagtaGGAAATTTTGAGACGAAAGCTTAAATTTTGGCTGATTGCTATGACAGCATGACTTTACAGTTAAGCAAATTAACATAGATGTATGCATAAAAAACTAAGTTTTTCATGCATACATCTATTTTCAGTTGAAAGCCTTTTAAATGCTCATTCTGAGGAAGCTAGCTACGCCATGTCAGTCTTTGGAGCATAACCTTTGACACATCTGAATTAGAAAGTTCAAATAACAACCACAATAATAAAAACGGGCTTTCTGGAAATGCTAAAAGGTCAAAACCAATAATCTGCACAAAATTCCATAAAATATTTGCTAGCTCAAATATTATTAGTCATTTAGGCTGTTTAATATACTGCTTGTACTTAGCAAGTGATAACGTTACTACCTCCAACTTCAAAAAGAAACGTTTCTTCTATAATTGGATGTTGCGCATTTTCTGAATGCTTTGTGTGACGGGTGGCTGAGTGTGATTCTGTCACAAAAACTGTGAAGTACGGCATTTTCAGCTGAATCTCTGCATTTGGAAAACctgaaaaatattgatattacATGAGCCACCATAATGCATTATTacttttgttacaagtcaactagTTACAGGAATTACTGCGATCAATTAAACCAGTTCAAATCTAGCCTAGCTATTCAACTAGGAAGTACTTATAGTTGAGCCAAGGTAAAGGTTATCTCTGGTATTGTAATTACACTTTGTAGTTGTGTCCTCCTGatctaaatataatataatatcagtatttttatgGTGCTTTAGCCAAATGTTTGACTGATCAAATAAATATTACAGTATATTGGCacatatattaattaaatattataataccTAAACTCAGTTAACATCTCTTAGCAAAACAGAGATCGAGTCAAATGATTGAGTTTTTTTTCTGTTGAAATAAACTTTAGTCATTCTAACAGTTTCATAAAATGAAACATTCAAAATATTTAGAATATTTAGTGTAAAAGATGAGATTCCAAAGCTGATGCGATAGGAAAAACATATCTGACAGCTACAAGTTTATCTCATGTCAAAGAGAAGTTTTCATTTTGGCTTTTGTTCAACAAAAAAAAAATGCTTGCAGTGTAACAAACTGACTCCGACATTTTACCTGATATCATCAAGTTGAACTCGATACATTTTATAACACAAAACAAAAGAATTAgatacttttaattttgctttttattcttttttcaaAAAGCAATTTGCGGTCAAACcataaaaacttgtttaatcTCTTGCAGTATCCATAACAGAGTTTCATATACTGCACATGGATAACTTTTTTAATTCTTCAGGCAAGACAACTCCCTGATACTTGTCTATAGCTGTCTCATTCTGCCAACCACAGTTAATAGCCAGGTGTTAAAAACTAGAAGCATTTTAACCTCTACTAGCCTTACTGTAACAACTCATCATAATCAGCTAAGATCATAATCAGCTAAGAGCATAATAtgtgaattttaaattttgttagtGATTTTATTTAGTGATAGGAGTTGCCTTTCCAACTAAAAGTATGATAGCTTCTGCTTGCTAGTATGTTTGCACTGTGCATACAACTGAAGTAAATTCTAATATTTTAATCAAGAAACCTGTAAGCCTGAAAACTCACCTGCAAAGTCAGCCTTGTGTAGGGTGACTTTAAGGAGCCCCGTATCTGTATTAAGGTAAGTGGACATGAAAAGTACTCCTATTGGTTCAGCTATGTCTATGCTGATCTCTTCCTTTATTGTAGGTGCTCGATCCTGtggcatagacatagacatatcaAAGAAACATTAGATCCATAGAACTCAAATATATATCAGTCACGTtataacagaaaaacaaaagttttttgtatatTAGCCAAAATTACAGTCATATAACATCATACgcatatacataacataataccCATATAACCGTTATATTGTATCATACTTTTATAACAGTCATATAGTATCATACACATATACCAGTCATATTACATCATAAACATATAGTAGTCATATTACATACACATATAACAGTTATATTCTATCATACTCATATAACAGTCATATTAAATCTTACACATATATTAGTCATATAACATCATACAAATATATCAGTCATAAAACGTCAGACACACATACAAAAGTCATATTACACTCTACACATATAATAGTCATATTGCATCATAGCTATAACAGTCATATAAAACCATACACATATAAGTGCTATAACAGTCATTTTACATCATAGAAATATAACAGTCATAGATCACCATACACATATAACAGTCATATTACATTGTACACATATTTAAACACAAACCAGGGCTTTGTAAAACTCTGGATTAAGGTTTGTTGCATCGATAGAATCCTGCATGCTGCTCCTTCGTCGAGCATGGCGAGCCTGCGCTGCCGGGCTAGCGCTGTCCCCAACTGCTAAAGGAAGAGTGAATGATTGTTCATCTATGTCAGCAACAGTCGAACCATATGGAGCAGAACGAGTGGCTGAGAGCTTTGCGTGTCCCATTACTTCTGCAGCACACATGATAATACTCAAAGACAATTGGATTTGATTCAAGACTATATCCTGTCAAAACATGCTGCATGTTTACTACCACAACGACTAGCATGTCTGGTGCAGGGAGTATGAAGATGATTTCTAATAGATTAATGAGGTTTATGTATCGATCATCTAGCATTGGAAAAAGGAAGACCTACGCATCTAAGGCCAGGGTCAAACTTCATTGCCATAATATAGCTAATTTGCTACTGCTGATTTTGTTTACGATATGAACGTAAAACTGCTATTAAATTTACTTCTATCATGCTGACGATATGGAAGTACTATTGTTAGACTAAAGTGATCATTAGCTTTCTCATGTTAACCTCTGTTAACACTATCATTAGCATAGGTAATACAGCTAATGTTAATACTTTTGCTAAGATTGTAAATTTGTCTTTGTTAACACTACACCATTTTGTTAACACACCTACTGTTAACACTATGACCACCTTTGTTATTACACCTACAGTTACAACTATTTCCCTTTTATGTTAATACATATACTTTTAACACCATCACCACATTTAGTAGTACATATAATGTTAACACCATCACCACATTTGTTAATACATCTACTgttaacaccattgccaatattgttaataaatctaCTGTAAACAACATCACTACATTTAGTAATACATATACTGTTAACACTATTGCAAATACTGCTAATACATCCACTGTAAACACCATCACCACATTTGTTAATACATCTACTGTTAACACTATCatcaatataattaatacatcTACTGTTAGCAATACCCTTTCATTGCTAATAAGCCAACAGTTAACTTTGATATTACCATACAAAGAGCTGTTGCCATTTGGGTTTGTACAGCTAGCAAAATTTATCATTTGATCACAAATTCCTATCAAATGATTTTGTTATTTCAAAGTGAATCATGACATAAGATAACCTAATCTACACAGTTGGTAGCTAGTGTACTGCTTTCCAAAGGATTCCCATCATTTAATGGCCTATTTAATGGCTGATAATAGTCATATACATGACCTAGATATACACGTTAGCTTGATTGTGAATAGAGAATTTATGAATTTAGGACAGACACTGTACAAAGAGCTTTTGATGAAGTCTTTCCTTTTAAGAGAAGAATTCTTGCGTTAAGCTGGGTGCCAGCAGTATATCTGTTTGTTGCAAAAATTGAACAGAGCAGCATTACTATATATAGACATCTAGGTGTAGTTAGCTAGCTCTATTTGGTAGgaaatgtgaaaatatttgtaGCTACTTGTTTAGCAAAAGCTATTAAGTGTGACAGTTTCAGTAGAGTTGCTGTTTGGTTTAAAGGAGCACAGGCCAAAGGTGGAGTTACCCactagaatggaaaatgtttagACATTACAGTCTACAATTATAGCTATGCAAACTATGACAGCTCATGATTAGATACCCTAGTCCAGGCGAACTAGCGTAGGTAAACCACTATTTCTATAGCGATTAATGTAAGCTTTGAGGAGAGAATAGCTCTTCCAATAGAGCTACGTACCAACTAAAATGCTGACTATTACCGTAAATCCTCGTTAATAAGCCGCCTCCATGTACAGGCCACATCCCAActttaaaaatggttttatgaCTTACTGGTATACAAGTAGCATCCACCGTTTTtctattcatttaaaaaactttggtTAACTTAGCCATTTGAAGTATTCGCTAactctgtccttctgtctgtcatCAAAGGCATGCAATGGCGGATGAAATGCCAATCAACTAACGAGCAATCTCACTTTTGCGAAGAACATGTTACGACTTTGGCGAACTACAGTAAACCAGTACCAAATCGGCACGCACGGTTTTAATTCATATCATCGAGAATACCATAATACAACTTTTACAAACAATGTAACTTTTGTAAACGTTGCTTTTGGAAACTACAAACTGAAATGCTGCAGCATTCTGCAAAGTCAAGTGCTGAAAAATGTATTGACAGTGACCATGGCAAATGACGCCATTGCGGGAATACAAGTAAAGTgctgaacaaattatttttaatgttcgCACATTCTAAAATATACGTTAACCTCGAACGCGGTGAAAAGTTTACAGGTATAATTTTCAGACTGTATGTAAAGTCACACACCAAAATTGTAAGTTCATAAACGCAGCTTATACACGAGGATTTACAGTGTATGACGGTCTATCATCTACTTATCTAACCAAAACCATGATGGGGTATGTAACTTATCCATGGGCAGCTTACGTGATTGTAAAGCAACTTTGAAGAGTTATCCTTTGAGAAAAGAACAACTCTCATGCTAAAGAAAGTAAGAAATGCGAATATTTCTGTTTCAATGAGTTGAGAGACTGAGTGGCTGTTATAGGTGAgttgtatttattttgaatGCCTCTAAATTACTGTCTGCTGTCAGCATTGTTAGTGTTGCTAAGGCTACTGTTAACACAAACACCACCATTGTTAGTAAAGCTACTGTTAACACAAACACCATAATTGTTAGTAAAAAAACTGTTAACTCTAACACGAGCATTGTTTATAAAGCCACTGTTAACACTCACACCACCCTTGTTAATAAAGCTCCTGTTAACACTAGCACCACGACTGGTAATAAAGCTACTGTTAACACCAACAACATATTTGTTAATAAGGCTACCGTTAACATATAAATCTGTTAAAGAATGATAAAGAACATATTCTAGTCACTAACATTTCTAAGAGGTTTTGAGAAACAGTAGGTTCCCAGCTGTACTGACTTGGAACTACAGTAAATTCCCAACTAGACTTATGCCTTTAAAggatgacttgcaacaaaattcacattacaattatttggtatcaaaaagttcaccatgtcgtactctgctgtgttgtaggtgaaaagtatgtggaaatgtgattacaagctcttaaaagttcaaaaccgaacagctaatcgcagccatcacgaaaa
Above is a genomic segment from Watersipora subatra chromosome 6, tzWatSuba1.1, whole genome shotgun sequence containing:
- the LOC137398625 gene encoding synaptotagmin-7-like isoform X4; its protein translation is MLPEPVYIVVIAVSVVLFVIIVGIVVLMIIRKRYSLNWYQKTLLKDSERCPNNMSGSLHVIRQRVASHNNRDQSSSSDEDSVHDDKSALLKEENSHNNLLDNLQKKVGFIQPAASELQKGPSSIMGGDQSKRTAFKPILKHHKSEGLIVAPDRRLSAPVIHGKSNAAVGDSASPAAQARHARRRSSMQDSIDATNLNPEFYKALDRAPTIKEEISIDIAEPIGVLFMSTYLNTDTGLLKVTLHKADFAGFPNAEIQLKMPYFTVFVTESHSATRHTKHSENAQHPIIEETFLFEVGEKLLEKKLVCELHDFDPFVKTEQVGVVHVRLNTIPEDEMFSLQKPIEMCCSERHVHDKDYVGELLFSINSNKTRDCVTIVVAKAKDLHIEDEISVLGLMVKATITHLGQRMKKKKTDHVKLSINPSFNQALTVQLGPAHKLEDINFILDVCKVRLSSTEVIGRVIISPNGEQKEVEHWKEVQESPALTTSLEWWHQLRSVGKKSTDSRT
- the LOC137398625 gene encoding synaptotagmin-1-like isoform X3 is translated as MLPEPVYIVVIAVSVVLFVIIVGIVVLMIIRKRYSLNWYQKTLLKDSERCPNNMSGSLHVIRQRVASHNNRDQSSSSDEDSVHDDKSALLKEENSHNNLLDNLQKKVGFIQPAASELQKGPSSIMGGDQSKRTAFKPILKHHKSEGLIVAPDRRLSAPVIHGKSNAEQQQVRSLSIMQPILERAAVGDSASPAAQARHARRRSSMQDSIDATNLNPEFYKALDRAPTIKEEISIDIAEPIGVLFMSTYLNTDTGLLKVTLHKADFAGFPNAEIQLKMPYFTVFVTESHSATRHTKHSENAQHPIIEETFLFEVGEKLLEKKLVCELHDFDPFVKTEQVGVVHVRLNTIPEDEMFSLQKPIEMCCSERHVHDKDYVGELLFSINSNKTRDCVTIVVAKAKDLHIEDEISVLGLMVKATITHLGQRMKKKKTDHVKLSINPSFNQALTVQLGPAHKLEDINFILDVCKVRLSSTEVIGRVIISPNGEQKEVEHWKEVQESPALTTSLEWWHQLRSVGKKSTDSRT
- the LOC137398625 gene encoding synaptotagmin-1-like isoform X2; translated protein: MLPEPVYIVVIAVSVVLFVIIVGIVVLMIIRKRYSLNWYQKTLLKDSERCPNNMSGSLHVIRQRVASHNNRDQSSSSDEDSVHDDKSALLKEENSHNNLLDNLQKKVGFIQPAASELQKGPSSIMGGDQSKRTAFKPILKHHKSEGLIVAPDRRLSAPVIHGKSNAEVMGHAKLSATRSAPYGSTVADIDEQSFTLPLAVGDSASPAAQARHARRRSSMQDSIDATNLNPEFYKALDRAPTIKEEISIDIAEPIGVLFMSTYLNTDTGLLKVTLHKADFAGFPNAEIQLKMPYFTVFVTESHSATRHTKHSENAQHPIIEETFLFEVGEKLLEKKLVCELHDFDPFVKTEQVGVVHVRLNTIPEDEMFSLQKPIEMCCSERHVHDKDYVGELLFSINSNKTRDCVTIVVAKAKDLHIEDEISVLGLMVKATITHLGQRMKKKKTDHVKLSINPSFNQALTVQLGPAHKLEDINFILDVCKVRLSSTEVIGRVIISPNGEQKEVEHWKEVQESPALTTSLEWWHQLRSVGKKSTDSRT